A stretch of Triticum aestivum cultivar Chinese Spring chromosome 1D, IWGSC CS RefSeq v2.1, whole genome shotgun sequence DNA encodes these proteins:
- the LOC123181186 gene encoding vesicle-associated protein 1-2 isoform X1, whose protein sequence is MAPAVQHPVLPFPTTTSPSSAGTAAMAASSDLLDVDPPELQFPFELDKQISCPLKMINKTDRTVAFKVKTTSPKKYCVRPNNGVVRPRSTCEVVVTMQAQTVAPPDLQCKDKFLVQSVVVADGLSAKDITPQMFMKQEGNVVEEVRMRVTYVMPPESPSEIAEESDGPQRILAPMQRIVNNGRSASELSSGSVSLRSAELGTEVGSPTGPVVRTEELLKAAGHAAETRTYTGPDAQSLELLALITKLTKEKDSALEQNKKLHNELELVRRDASKQGGFSLIFVLVCGLLSIILGYLVKK, encoded by the exons ATGGCCCCAGCGGTCCAGCACCCTGTGCTCCCTTTTCCCACCACCACTTCCCCTTCCTCCGCGGGCACAGCAGCCATGGCCGCCTCCAGCGACCTCCTCGACGTCGACCCGCCCGAGCTCCAGTTCCCCT TCGAGCTCGACAAGCAGATCTCCTGCCCCCTCAAGATGATCAACAAGACCGACAGAACCGTCGCCTTTAAG GTTAAGACGACGAGCCCCAAGAAGTACTGCGTGCGCCCCAACAATGGCGTCGTGCGGCCACGGTCCACCTGCGAAGTTGTAG TGACGATGCAAGCCCAGACTGTTGCACCGCCGGACTTGCAGTGCAAGGACAAATTCTTGGTGCAAAGCGTGGTCGTCGCCGATGGCTTATCGGCCAAGGACATCACCCCTCAAATG TTCATGAAACAAGAGGGTAACGTTGTCGAGGAGGTGAGGATGAGGGTCACTTATGTGATGCCACCCGAATCGCCGTCGGAGATTGCGGAGGAAAGCGATGGGCCACAGCGTATCTTGGCGCCTATGCAGCGAATTGTGAATAATGGGAGGAGCGCTTCGGAGCTGTCGAGTGGCTCGGTGTCCTTGAGATCAGCTGAGCTGGGGACA GAGGTCGGATCACCTACTGGACCCGTTGTAAGGACTGAAGAATTACTGAAGGCTGCAGGACATGCTGCT GAAACAAGAACATATACAGGGCCTGATGCACAGTCCCTTGAG CTGTTGGCTTTAATTACAAAATTGACAAAGGAAAAGGATTCTGCCCTTGAGCAAAATAAGAAGCTTCACAATGAGTTG GAGCTAGTAAGGCGTGATGCCAGTAAACAAGGAGGATTCTCGCTGATATTTGTACTGGTGTGTGGGCTGCTTAGCATCATTCTGGGCTATCTTGTAAAGAAATGA
- the LOC123181186 gene encoding vesicle-associated protein 1-2 isoform X2: MAPAVQHPVLPFPTTTSPSSAGTAAMAASSDLLDVDPPELQFPFELDKQISCPLKMINKTDRTVAFKVKTTSPKKYCVRPNNGVVRPRSTCEVVVTMQAQTVAPPDLQCKDKFLVQSVVVADGLSAKDITPQMFMKQEGNVVEEVRMRVTYVMPPESPSEIAEESDGPQRILAPMQRIVNNGRSASELSSGSVSLRSAELGTEVGSPTGPVVRTEELLKAAGHAAETRTYTGPDAQSLELLALITKLTKEKDSALEQNKKLHNELGIRQGLEEEMEPILLMLQDRGSR; the protein is encoded by the exons ATGGCCCCAGCGGTCCAGCACCCTGTGCTCCCTTTTCCCACCACCACTTCCCCTTCCTCCGCGGGCACAGCAGCCATGGCCGCCTCCAGCGACCTCCTCGACGTCGACCCGCCCGAGCTCCAGTTCCCCT TCGAGCTCGACAAGCAGATCTCCTGCCCCCTCAAGATGATCAACAAGACCGACAGAACCGTCGCCTTTAAG GTTAAGACGACGAGCCCCAAGAAGTACTGCGTGCGCCCCAACAATGGCGTCGTGCGGCCACGGTCCACCTGCGAAGTTGTAG TGACGATGCAAGCCCAGACTGTTGCACCGCCGGACTTGCAGTGCAAGGACAAATTCTTGGTGCAAAGCGTGGTCGTCGCCGATGGCTTATCGGCCAAGGACATCACCCCTCAAATG TTCATGAAACAAGAGGGTAACGTTGTCGAGGAGGTGAGGATGAGGGTCACTTATGTGATGCCACCCGAATCGCCGTCGGAGATTGCGGAGGAAAGCGATGGGCCACAGCGTATCTTGGCGCCTATGCAGCGAATTGTGAATAATGGGAGGAGCGCTTCGGAGCTGTCGAGTGGCTCGGTGTCCTTGAGATCAGCTGAGCTGGGGACA GAGGTCGGATCACCTACTGGACCCGTTGTAAGGACTGAAGAATTACTGAAGGCTGCAGGACATGCTGCT GAAACAAGAACATATACAGGGCCTGATGCACAGTCCCTTGAG CTGTTGGCTTTAATTACAAAATTGACAAAGGAAAAGGATTCTGCCCTTGAGCAAAATAAGAAGCTTCACAATGAGTTG GGAATACGGCAGGGACTCGAAGAAGAGATGGAACCTATCCTCTTGATGCTCCAAGATAGAGGGAGCAGATGA
- the LOC123181187 gene encoding hepatoma-derived growth factor-related protein 2, with product MGGHGGLNILPQKRWNVYRFDNQEKVRVDEAEAARQDQLQREATRRRESHARLVALRRNRGLQSDSPSPPRAPSPPPSSARSADQVAPPRPPPPAARPAIPPPVASDGDHINLFSGGGGAADFAALASASGGRGAAREREPAADTKPNPKKRKKEEEVRTAGPDDEKYKLGYGLAGKGVAAPWYMSKPFASSSKERRDYPEGNGEKRSGGKKSIEELREERRKREAKEKERERALLATTARKERQPDRGYSSRYVRR from the exons ATGGGCGGGCACGGCGGGCTGAACATCCTGCCGCAGAAGCGGTGGAACGTCTACAGGTTCGACAACCAGGAGAAGGTCCGCGTCGACGAGGCCGAGGCCGCCCGCCAGGACCAGCTCCAGCGCGAGGCCACCCGCCGCCGCGAGTCGCACGCCCGCCTCGTCGCGCTCCGCCGCAACCGGGGCCTCCAGTCCGACTCGCCCTCCCCTCCCCGTGCCCCATCTCCACCCCCCTCCTCCGCCCGGTCCGCGGATCAGGTCGCCCCGCCGCGGCCTCCACCCCCTGCCGCCCGGCCCGCGATTCCACCCCCCGTCGCCTCCGACGGAGACCACATCAACCTCTTCTCCGGCGGCGGTGGGGCCGCTGACTTCGCCGCGCTTGCCTCCGCTAGCGGCGGGAGAGGCGCAGCTCGGGAGAGGGAGCCTGCGGCAGACACTAAGCCAAACCCTAAGAAGCGTaagaaggaggaggaggttaggACGGCGGGGCCTGACGACGAGAAGTACAAGCTGGGTTatggccttgccggcaagggcgtGGCTGCGCCCTGGTACATGTCGAAGCCTTTTGCTTCCTCCTCTAAGGAGAGGAGAGATTACCCCGAAGGCAACGGGGAGAAGAGGAGTGGAGGGAAGAAGAGTATCGAGGAGCttagggaggagaggaggaagagggaggccaaggagaaggagcGTGAGCGAGCTTTGCTTGCCACTACAGCAAGGAAGGAGAGGCAGCCAGACCGGGGCTACTCGTCGAG GTATGTGCGTCGATGA
- the LOC123181184 gene encoding uncharacterized protein isoform X3: MERLKSAVPADIRRAVGEGTTRDLPSTTSLLLAFLDDLPLFHQVIGELADPELALCRKDKGRAAELKGRGNACFSRREFEQALGFYSQALRYAPISSDGTGDILVPALYVNRASTMHKLGLLEECLRDCDRAISVSPNYAKAWYRRGMVNASLKNYSSAMHDLEVALSMEVTSSGKSNIEQELKLILLKPQCVNKVGRSSSDCKDAGLAHTADAHKVVLECIATPNKGRGMTSPDDIPPTSLIHVEDPLAAIILKSCRETHCHYCFSEAPADVVFCPLCTIPVYCSRKCQEQAVGGISWNQDTYLESNSNAVDLGILSLTSTRCKATDSKQIAEHRHECGGAHWAAVLPADIVLAGRLMAQYIDSRMLTGKSSAISGPKMDLIQHYDVDSPTSKLESHIYAIVLLSCLQKHYKSDLSWKEETLAQMVLLICQVKVNSIAIVCMKSMDGSQGLTENKGYSAADDGVMCSVEQVKVAQAIYMSGSPVELSYGPQAGEMNLVKRQKSLQENYKFSCQCSSCSELHLSDLVIDSFCCPQSSCLGAVSESTCYKSEENCVHVSIDESDICKLSLPHVSKVDEDIEKVGKLFFRNNADLKIDPGYCMSCRSQINLSSAVATSEKAASKINRFKELAVIDGISEIPITDALQSLQQIKKLRHPYSKALAQAEDAIAEAFAKIGDQEQARKHCEASIMILKKLYHPKHIAIAHELIKLVSIELSLGDRASAAATFAQAKAIFSLYYGPDVERILPYVDALKRTVSGGFIGAP, translated from the exons ATGGAGCGACTGAAATCGGCGGTGCCGGCCGATATCCGGCGAGCCGTCGGCGAGGGCACGACCCGCGACCTCCCTTCCACCACCTCTCTCCTTCTCGCCTTCCTCGACGACCTCCCTCTATTCCACCAG GTCATCGGCGAGCTGGCCGACCCGGAGCTCGCGCTGTGCCGCAAGGACAAGGGGAGGGCAGCGGAGCTGAAGGGCCGGGGCAATGCCTGCTTCTCCAGGAGGGAGTTCGAGCAAGCCCTTGGGTTCTATTCACAG GCGCTGCGTTACGCACCGATTAGTTCTGATGGCACTGGTGATATCTTGGTACCTGCATTATATGTCAACCGTGCCTCCACTATGCAT AAATTGGGCCTCCTGGAAGAGTGTCTGCGGGATTGCGACAGGGCCATCTCTGTTTCACCTAATTATGCGAAG GCATGGTACAGGAGGGGAATGGTAAATGCATCGTTGAAGAATTATTCATCTGCCATGCATGATCTAGAGGTTGCATTGAGCATGGAAGTAACTTCTTCTGGGAAGAGCAACATAGAAcaagagttgaagttgatattgTTAAAGCCTCAATGTGTGAACAAAGTTGGAAGATCAAGCAGTGATTGCAAGGATGCAGGATTGGCACATACAG CAGATGCACATAAGGTTGTCCTTGAGTGTATTGCAACGCCCAACAAAGGTAGAGGAATGACATCTCCAGATGATATTCCTCCGACCTCCTTGATTCATGTTGAGGATCCTCTTGCTGCG ATTATCCTGAAATCTTGCCGGGAGACTCACTGCCATTATTGCTTTAGTGAAGCACCTGCAGATGTTGTGTTCTGTCCCTTGTGTACAATACCAGTTTATTGTTCAAGAAAGTGCCAAGAGCAAGCTGTAGGCGGAATCTCTTGGAATCAAGACACTTATCTTGAATCTAACAGTAATGCAGTTGATCTTGGAATACTGAGCCTAACTTCTACAAGGTGCAAGGCTACAGACTCTAAACAAATTGCTGAACATAGGCACGAATGTGGAGGTGCCCATTGGGCAGCTGTTTTGCCAGCTGATATAGTTTTAGCTGGGCGACTAATGGCACAATACATAGACAGCAGAATGCTGACTGGAAAGAGCTCTGCCATCTCTGGTCCAAAAATG GATCTCATTCAGCACTATGATGTAGATTCTCCTACTAGCAAGTTGGAATCACATATATATGCGATTGTCTTGTTATCATGCCTCCAAAAGCATTATAAATCAGATCTTTCGTGGAAAGAGGAAACTTTAGCTCAG ATGGTTCTTTTGATATGTCAAGTTAAAGTCAATTCAATTGCTATTGTTTGTATGAAATCCATGGATGGAAGCCAGGGACTGACAGAGAATAAAGGGTATTCTGCAGCTGATGATGGAGTTATGTGTAGTGTGGAGCAG GTCAAGGTTGCTCAAGCTATCTACATGTCTG GGAGCCCAGTCGAGCTATCATATGGTCCACAG GCTGGTGAGATGAATCTTGTGAAAAGACAAAAGTCACTTCAGGAGAATTACAAATTTAGTTGCCAGTGTTCAAGTTGTTCAGAGCTACATCTATCGGACCTTGTCATTGATTCATTTTGTTGTCCACAAAGTAGCTGTCTTGGTGCCGTGTCAGAATCAACTTGCTACAAATCCGAAGAGAATTGTGTGCACGTTTCCATAGATGAATCTGATATCTGCAAACTATCATTGCCT catgtttccaaggttgatgaaGATATAGAGAAGGTTGGGAAATTGTTTTTCAGAAATAATGCTGATTTGAAGATTGATCCTGGATATTGCATGAGCTGTAGATCACAAATTAACCTGTCTTCTGCTGTTGCTACATCAGAGAAGGCAGCGTCAAAGATCAATAG GTTTAAGGAACTTGCAGTTATAGACGGAATCTCCGAAATTCCCATCACAGATGCATTACAATCCCTACAACAGATAAAGAAGTTGAGGCACCCATATAGCAAGGCTCTTGCCCAG GCAGAAGATGCGATTGCAGAAGCCTTTGCAAAGATAGGAgatcaagaacaagcaagaaagcACTGCGAAGCATCAATTATG
- the LOC123181184 gene encoding SET and MYND domain-containing protein 4 isoform X2 — MERLKSAVPADIRRAVGEGTTRDLPSTTSLLLAFLDDLPLFHQVIGELADPELALCRKDKGRAAELKGRGNACFSRREFEQALGFYSQALRYAPISSDGTGDILVPALYVNRASTMHKLGLLEECLRDCDRAISVSPNYAKAWYRRGMVNASLKNYSSAMHDLEVALSMEVTSSGKSNIEQELKLILLKPQCVNKVGRSSSDCKDAGLAHTDAHKVVLECIATPNKGRGMTSPDDIPPTSLIHVEDPLAAIILKSCRETHCHYCFSEAPADVVFCPLCTIPVYCSRKCQEQAVGGISWNQDTYLESNSNAVDLGILSLTSTRCKATDSKQIAEHRHECGGAHWAAVLPADIVLAGRLMAQYIDSRMLTGKSSAISGPKMDLIQHYDVDSPTSKLESHIYAIVLLSCLQKHYKSDLSWKEETLAQMVLLICQVKVNSIAIVCMKSMDGSQGLTENKGYSAADDGVMCSVEQVKVAQAIYMSGSLFNHSCRPNVHSYFHSRTLFLRSTTYIKSGSPVELSYGPQAGEMNLVKRQKSLQENYKFSCQCSSCSELHLSDLVIDSFCCPQSSCLGAVSESTCYKSEENCVHVSIDESDICKLSLPHVSKVDEDIEKVGKLFFRNNADLKIDPGYCMSCRSQINLSSAVATSEKAASKINRFKELAVIDGISEIPITDALQSLQQIKKLRHPYSKALAQAEDAIAEAFAKIGDQEQARKHCEASIMILKKLYHPKHIAIAHELIKLVSIELSLGDRASAAATFAQAKAIFSLYYGPDVERILPYVDALKRTVSGGFIGAP; from the exons ATGGAGCGACTGAAATCGGCGGTGCCGGCCGATATCCGGCGAGCCGTCGGCGAGGGCACGACCCGCGACCTCCCTTCCACCACCTCTCTCCTTCTCGCCTTCCTCGACGACCTCCCTCTATTCCACCAG GTCATCGGCGAGCTGGCCGACCCGGAGCTCGCGCTGTGCCGCAAGGACAAGGGGAGGGCAGCGGAGCTGAAGGGCCGGGGCAATGCCTGCTTCTCCAGGAGGGAGTTCGAGCAAGCCCTTGGGTTCTATTCACAG GCGCTGCGTTACGCACCGATTAGTTCTGATGGCACTGGTGATATCTTGGTACCTGCATTATATGTCAACCGTGCCTCCACTATGCAT AAATTGGGCCTCCTGGAAGAGTGTCTGCGGGATTGCGACAGGGCCATCTCTGTTTCACCTAATTATGCGAAG GCATGGTACAGGAGGGGAATGGTAAATGCATCGTTGAAGAATTATTCATCTGCCATGCATGATCTAGAGGTTGCATTGAGCATGGAAGTAACTTCTTCTGGGAAGAGCAACATAGAAcaagagttgaagttgatattgTTAAAGCCTCAATGTGTGAACAAAGTTGGAAGATCAAGCAGTGATTGCAAGGATGCAGGATTGGCACATACAG ATGCACATAAGGTTGTCCTTGAGTGTATTGCAACGCCCAACAAAGGTAGAGGAATGACATCTCCAGATGATATTCCTCCGACCTCCTTGATTCATGTTGAGGATCCTCTTGCTGCG ATTATCCTGAAATCTTGCCGGGAGACTCACTGCCATTATTGCTTTAGTGAAGCACCTGCAGATGTTGTGTTCTGTCCCTTGTGTACAATACCAGTTTATTGTTCAAGAAAGTGCCAAGAGCAAGCTGTAGGCGGAATCTCTTGGAATCAAGACACTTATCTTGAATCTAACAGTAATGCAGTTGATCTTGGAATACTGAGCCTAACTTCTACAAGGTGCAAGGCTACAGACTCTAAACAAATTGCTGAACATAGGCACGAATGTGGAGGTGCCCATTGGGCAGCTGTTTTGCCAGCTGATATAGTTTTAGCTGGGCGACTAATGGCACAATACATAGACAGCAGAATGCTGACTGGAAAGAGCTCTGCCATCTCTGGTCCAAAAATG GATCTCATTCAGCACTATGATGTAGATTCTCCTACTAGCAAGTTGGAATCACATATATATGCGATTGTCTTGTTATCATGCCTCCAAAAGCATTATAAATCAGATCTTTCGTGGAAAGAGGAAACTTTAGCTCAG ATGGTTCTTTTGATATGTCAAGTTAAAGTCAATTCAATTGCTATTGTTTGTATGAAATCCATGGATGGAAGCCAGGGACTGACAGAGAATAAAGGGTATTCTGCAGCTGATGATGGAGTTATGTGTAGTGTGGAGCAG GTCAAGGTTGCTCAAGCTATCTACATGTCTGGTAGCCTCTTTAATCACTCGTGCCGGCCAAATGTACATTCATATTTTCATTCGCGCACTCTCTTTCTAAGATCTACCACATATATAAAATCAGGGAGCCCAGTCGAGCTATCATATGGTCCACAG GCTGGTGAGATGAATCTTGTGAAAAGACAAAAGTCACTTCAGGAGAATTACAAATTTAGTTGCCAGTGTTCAAGTTGTTCAGAGCTACATCTATCGGACCTTGTCATTGATTCATTTTGTTGTCCACAAAGTAGCTGTCTTGGTGCCGTGTCAGAATCAACTTGCTACAAATCCGAAGAGAATTGTGTGCACGTTTCCATAGATGAATCTGATATCTGCAAACTATCATTGCCT catgtttccaaggttgatgaaGATATAGAGAAGGTTGGGAAATTGTTTTTCAGAAATAATGCTGATTTGAAGATTGATCCTGGATATTGCATGAGCTGTAGATCACAAATTAACCTGTCTTCTGCTGTTGCTACATCAGAGAAGGCAGCGTCAAAGATCAATAG GTTTAAGGAACTTGCAGTTATAGACGGAATCTCCGAAATTCCCATCACAGATGCATTACAATCCCTACAACAGATAAAGAAGTTGAGGCACCCATATAGCAAGGCTCTTGCCCAG GCAGAAGATGCGATTGCAGAAGCCTTTGCAAAGATAGGAgatcaagaacaagcaagaaagcACTGCGAAGCATCAATTATG
- the LOC123181184 gene encoding SET and MYND domain-containing protein 4 isoform X1: protein MERLKSAVPADIRRAVGEGTTRDLPSTTSLLLAFLDDLPLFHQVIGELADPELALCRKDKGRAAELKGRGNACFSRREFEQALGFYSQALRYAPISSDGTGDILVPALYVNRASTMHKLGLLEECLRDCDRAISVSPNYAKAWYRRGMVNASLKNYSSAMHDLEVALSMEVTSSGKSNIEQELKLILLKPQCVNKVGRSSSDCKDAGLAHTADAHKVVLECIATPNKGRGMTSPDDIPPTSLIHVEDPLAAIILKSCRETHCHYCFSEAPADVVFCPLCTIPVYCSRKCQEQAVGGISWNQDTYLESNSNAVDLGILSLTSTRCKATDSKQIAEHRHECGGAHWAAVLPADIVLAGRLMAQYIDSRMLTGKSSAISGPKMDLIQHYDVDSPTSKLESHIYAIVLLSCLQKHYKSDLSWKEETLAQMVLLICQVKVNSIAIVCMKSMDGSQGLTENKGYSAADDGVMCSVEQVKVAQAIYMSGSLFNHSCRPNVHSYFHSRTLFLRSTTYIKSGSPVELSYGPQAGEMNLVKRQKSLQENYKFSCQCSSCSELHLSDLVIDSFCCPQSSCLGAVSESTCYKSEENCVHVSIDESDICKLSLPHVSKVDEDIEKVGKLFFRNNADLKIDPGYCMSCRSQINLSSAVATSEKAASKINRFKELAVIDGISEIPITDALQSLQQIKKLRHPYSKALAQAEDAIAEAFAKIGDQEQARKHCEASIMILKKLYHPKHIAIAHELIKLVSIELSLGDRASAAATFAQAKAIFSLYYGPDVERILPYVDALKRTVSGGFIGAP, encoded by the exons ATGGAGCGACTGAAATCGGCGGTGCCGGCCGATATCCGGCGAGCCGTCGGCGAGGGCACGACCCGCGACCTCCCTTCCACCACCTCTCTCCTTCTCGCCTTCCTCGACGACCTCCCTCTATTCCACCAG GTCATCGGCGAGCTGGCCGACCCGGAGCTCGCGCTGTGCCGCAAGGACAAGGGGAGGGCAGCGGAGCTGAAGGGCCGGGGCAATGCCTGCTTCTCCAGGAGGGAGTTCGAGCAAGCCCTTGGGTTCTATTCACAG GCGCTGCGTTACGCACCGATTAGTTCTGATGGCACTGGTGATATCTTGGTACCTGCATTATATGTCAACCGTGCCTCCACTATGCAT AAATTGGGCCTCCTGGAAGAGTGTCTGCGGGATTGCGACAGGGCCATCTCTGTTTCACCTAATTATGCGAAG GCATGGTACAGGAGGGGAATGGTAAATGCATCGTTGAAGAATTATTCATCTGCCATGCATGATCTAGAGGTTGCATTGAGCATGGAAGTAACTTCTTCTGGGAAGAGCAACATAGAAcaagagttgaagttgatattgTTAAAGCCTCAATGTGTGAACAAAGTTGGAAGATCAAGCAGTGATTGCAAGGATGCAGGATTGGCACATACAG CAGATGCACATAAGGTTGTCCTTGAGTGTATTGCAACGCCCAACAAAGGTAGAGGAATGACATCTCCAGATGATATTCCTCCGACCTCCTTGATTCATGTTGAGGATCCTCTTGCTGCG ATTATCCTGAAATCTTGCCGGGAGACTCACTGCCATTATTGCTTTAGTGAAGCACCTGCAGATGTTGTGTTCTGTCCCTTGTGTACAATACCAGTTTATTGTTCAAGAAAGTGCCAAGAGCAAGCTGTAGGCGGAATCTCTTGGAATCAAGACACTTATCTTGAATCTAACAGTAATGCAGTTGATCTTGGAATACTGAGCCTAACTTCTACAAGGTGCAAGGCTACAGACTCTAAACAAATTGCTGAACATAGGCACGAATGTGGAGGTGCCCATTGGGCAGCTGTTTTGCCAGCTGATATAGTTTTAGCTGGGCGACTAATGGCACAATACATAGACAGCAGAATGCTGACTGGAAAGAGCTCTGCCATCTCTGGTCCAAAAATG GATCTCATTCAGCACTATGATGTAGATTCTCCTACTAGCAAGTTGGAATCACATATATATGCGATTGTCTTGTTATCATGCCTCCAAAAGCATTATAAATCAGATCTTTCGTGGAAAGAGGAAACTTTAGCTCAG ATGGTTCTTTTGATATGTCAAGTTAAAGTCAATTCAATTGCTATTGTTTGTATGAAATCCATGGATGGAAGCCAGGGACTGACAGAGAATAAAGGGTATTCTGCAGCTGATGATGGAGTTATGTGTAGTGTGGAGCAG GTCAAGGTTGCTCAAGCTATCTACATGTCTGGTAGCCTCTTTAATCACTCGTGCCGGCCAAATGTACATTCATATTTTCATTCGCGCACTCTCTTTCTAAGATCTACCACATATATAAAATCAGGGAGCCCAGTCGAGCTATCATATGGTCCACAG GCTGGTGAGATGAATCTTGTGAAAAGACAAAAGTCACTTCAGGAGAATTACAAATTTAGTTGCCAGTGTTCAAGTTGTTCAGAGCTACATCTATCGGACCTTGTCATTGATTCATTTTGTTGTCCACAAAGTAGCTGTCTTGGTGCCGTGTCAGAATCAACTTGCTACAAATCCGAAGAGAATTGTGTGCACGTTTCCATAGATGAATCTGATATCTGCAAACTATCATTGCCT catgtttccaaggttgatgaaGATATAGAGAAGGTTGGGAAATTGTTTTTCAGAAATAATGCTGATTTGAAGATTGATCCTGGATATTGCATGAGCTGTAGATCACAAATTAACCTGTCTTCTGCTGTTGCTACATCAGAGAAGGCAGCGTCAAAGATCAATAG GTTTAAGGAACTTGCAGTTATAGACGGAATCTCCGAAATTCCCATCACAGATGCATTACAATCCCTACAACAGATAAAGAAGTTGAGGCACCCATATAGCAAGGCTCTTGCCCAG GCAGAAGATGCGATTGCAGAAGCCTTTGCAAAGATAGGAgatcaagaacaagcaagaaagcACTGCGAAGCATCAATTATG